The Mycobacterium seoulense genome has a window encoding:
- a CDS encoding dihydroorotate dehydrogenase-like protein, translated as MDLTTHYLGLRLRNPLLASASPLSSTVDGVRRLADAGVGAVVLYSLFEEQLRREAAHNEAMALQGSESYAESLSYFPATVQASDNGSGAQRYLRLLERAVAAVDVPVIGSLNAATPGNWAHYARSMQDAGAAAIELNIYYLPGDAGVDGRAVEQRHLDVLAEVKGAAYIPVAVKLSPYFSATADMAHRLDTAGADGLVLFNRFLQPDIDPETLGAVRTVSLSGPADTRLPLTWITLLHRQIQACLAASTGVETARDVAKYLLAGADVVQSASALLRHGPEYAAVLLRDLADWMDRKGFQRLDEVRGLLAAPGGEEPGSLAARERADYVWAMRKANSGIYEAY; from the coding sequence ATGGACCTGACCACCCACTACCTGGGCCTGAGGCTGCGCAACCCCCTGCTGGCATCGGCATCCCCGCTGAGCAGCACGGTCGACGGGGTGCGCCGGCTCGCCGACGCGGGCGTCGGGGCGGTGGTGCTGTACTCCCTGTTCGAGGAGCAACTGCGCCGGGAGGCGGCGCACAACGAGGCAATGGCGTTGCAGGGCAGCGAAAGCTACGCCGAGTCGCTCAGCTACTTTCCCGCCACCGTCCAGGCATCGGATAACGGCAGCGGCGCCCAGCGCTACCTGCGCCTGCTCGAGCGCGCGGTCGCCGCGGTCGACGTCCCCGTGATCGGCAGCCTCAACGCGGCCACGCCCGGCAACTGGGCGCACTACGCCCGCAGCATGCAGGACGCCGGCGCGGCGGCGATCGAGCTGAACATCTACTACCTGCCCGGCGACGCCGGCGTGGACGGCCGCGCGGTGGAGCAGCGCCACCTCGACGTGCTGGCCGAGGTCAAGGGCGCGGCCTACATCCCGGTCGCCGTCAAACTCAGCCCCTACTTCAGCGCGACCGCCGACATGGCGCACCGGCTGGACACGGCGGGCGCCGACGGCCTGGTCCTGTTCAACCGATTCCTGCAGCCCGACATCGATCCCGAGACGCTCGGCGCCGTGCGCACCGTCTCGCTGTCCGGCCCGGCGGACACCCGCCTACCGCTGACGTGGATAACGTTGCTCCACAGGCAGATACAGGCCTGCCTGGCCGCCAGCACCGGAGTCGAGACGGCCCGCGACGTGGCCAAGTACCTGCTGGCCGGGGCCGACGTCGTCCAGTCGGCGTCGGCGCTGCTGCGCCACGGTCCCGAGTACGCGGCCGTGCTGCTGCGGGACCTGGCCGACTGGATGGACCGCAAGGGTTTCCAGCGCCTCGACGAGGTGCGGGGGCTCCTGGCGGCGCCCGGCGGCGAGGAGCCTGGATCGTTGGCCGCCCGGGAACGCGCGGACTACGTCTGGGCCATGCGAAAAGCGAACAGCGGTATCTACGAAGCGTATTGA